One segment of Candidatus Omnitrophota bacterium DNA contains the following:
- a CDS encoding DUF420 domain-containing protein, protein MGGVDVPAFHATLNATSAACLTAGWRCIRAKRIAAHACCMIGAAVASSVFLVSYVLYHARVGSVPYQGAGWSRAVYFVLLIVHAILAVVIVPLAARTLWLAARKQFSAHQRIARATLPLWLIVCITGLLVYWLLYHVSAAEACPGCKEALFEPGQLSQRLSTAKGFALSIMLLLAVPVALVGGLTLRIVSTARRHRHQRQEGSG, encoded by the coding sequence ATGGGCGGCGTTGATGTCCCGGCATTTCATGCCACCCTGAACGCGACAAGCGCTGCGTGTCTAACGGCGGGATGGCGCTGTATCAGGGCCAAACGCATCGCGGCGCATGCCTGCTGCATGATCGGCGCCGCCGTCGCCTCCTCCGTGTTTCTGGTCTCGTACGTGCTCTATCATGCGCGGGTGGGTTCGGTGCCGTACCAGGGCGCTGGGTGGAGCCGCGCGGTCTATTTCGTCCTCTTGATCGTGCACGCGATCCTGGCGGTGGTCATTGTGCCGCTGGCCGCCCGCACCCTGTGGCTGGCCGCGCGCAAGCAGTTTTCCGCGCATCAACGGATCGCGCGCGCCACCCTGCCGCTGTGGCTCATCGTGTGCATCACCGGCTTGCTTGTCTATTGGCTGCTGTACCACGTTTCCGCGGCTGAAGCATGCCCCGGCTGCAAAGAAGCGCTCTTTGAGCCGGGGCAATTGTCGCAGCGGCTCTCGACCGCCAAAGGATTCGCGTTGAGCATCATGCTGCTGCTGGCAGTGCCCGTCGCTCTCGTGGGCGGGCTGACGCTGCGAATCGTTTCGACCGCTCGCCGCCACCGCCACCAGCGGCAGGAGGGGAGCGGTTGA